The region CGTCGTCAGCTTCTGGACATGATGCCGACATTCATATGGCGTCCTGTCTCTGCAAACGAGTGACATTTCAAGTCCACGCCCCAACGGAAGCCTCGCTTTCTCCACACTCTCACTTTGCAGATCTCATCATTCCGTTCCACACGCAAGATCCGGACATCAAAAACCCCAGCAATGTCAAGtggtggatgaggaagaacaATACCCGTTTCATGGCGGGCACGTGTGCGTGCAAGTCGTGCCgactggtgtctggtttcGAGATACAATCGTGGGCATTCGTTCCAAGGGTAAATATCATGTTTGCGACGCGTGATTCTAAtagcgatgatgatggtaAAAATAGCAATACGACGTGGGAAATACTTAATTTCGACAAACTTCACAGGAATGGAACGCTGATTGGGTATGAGTCCTCGCCAGGCGTGCTCAGAGAGTTTTGTCCAAGTTGTGGAGCGACTGTCTTTTGGCATGATACGTCCCGCCCGGAGCTCATCGATGTCAGTGCCGGTTTGCTGGTGCCAATTGCTAGTTCTGGTGACAGTGGTGAGGGAGTGAGGGTTGAGTCGTTGCTGGAGTGGTGGGCTGAGAGGGTGAGTTTTGCTGAGGATGCCGTGTTGGGGAGGAAAGGGGATGCGGAAAGGCGGGCGAGGTGGTTGGTTGAGTCTTTGCAGAGTAACATGCGTTCAAAGTAGACCGTTGATTTAGCTGTGTCAAATACATCTCTCCTGACTGAAGTATATCAAGATGAAGTGATATTGTGACCTCAAAATCTTCTGGAAAGTTGATCGTTGAGTCGATGTTAAATGTAGGGCAACTTGAGATTTTGTCGACGAGAGACAGGACAATGTTAGCTAGGCAAACTGCAGCATCGTAGAAATGCAGCGGTTGTGTTCGTCATATCTATCAGGCATCTCGTGTGCAGAGTAGAGGCCTGGTAGTATCATGTTGTGATGTCCAATGTAGTCATTTTTGTGCATGAGGCATCGCAACCCTCCTGGCTTTTTGGCCATGATACTGTTCGAAAGCGCTCAAATATCAGCATACATGTAACTTTGCAGACTGATCTCTCTTCGGAGACGGGGTTTTCATTTCGTTGCATTGAAACGCCCAGTGGGAACTGTTTGACAGCCATGTCTCACCCCAACGTCCATGGACGGCTCAGCGAGACATCAATAATAATCACCGACATGTAcgcagccaagtcaaagacCAGCTGCAGTCATTCACTCTCGAAGGACAGCGGTAAGACAGCGTATGGAGTGCGGCGTCTTGGACTCATGTGAGCGACTGCCTTCGAGCCAGCAATAAATTGTTCGTGCTCAACGACATACGGCAGTCTCCAACCACCATCGTCTTTCAGCGCCGCAAAGCAAAAAACTCATCATGTCCCCCCAAGACTACAGAGCTCTTTCGAGCCGTGATGTGCCAATGAGAGTAATTGTTTGCGGCCTTCATCGCACAGGAACTATGAGCATCCGCTCTGCGCTGTGGCAGCTGGGGTTTCATGACTGCTACCACATGGCATCCGTCCggcaaagccaacatcatgCCCAGCTCTGGATTCGGGCTTTGGAGGCAAAGTATTCCGGCAAAGGGTCCTTCATCAAAGCTGACTGGGATGCGCTTCTGGGTCAGTCACAAGCCTGTTGCGACATACCAGCAGCTCTCTTTTCCGCAGAGCTGTCAGAAGTTTATCCGGAGGCTAAGGTTATTATCCTCAACCGCGATCCTGAAGAATGGTACGAAAGCGTTCTCAACAGCATTTACAATCTCAGTATTCTGGTCACGCTCGGGCGGATTTACTGCCGCATCTTTGATCCACAAACATACAACATGTGGCAATTTAATGTTGTGATGCGAAGCCAGGCCATGGGGTTCAACCATCCgaaggagagggagaagGCTGTCTCCTGGTTCAACGCGCAGTACGAAGAGTTTCGTGACCGGATACCCCCTGAGCGACGCATTGAATATACAATtcaagaaggctggaaaCCTTTATGTGAGCACCTCGGTGTTCCAATCCCTACAGTGAAGGATCTCACGACGGGTGAATTGGTCGAGGCTCCTTTCCCTCGAGTCAATGACCGAAAAGCCTTCGCACTTCGCCGCCAGAGGAGCCAGAAACGGGCTATTTCTCgggccaacaccaacttgtTAGCGGGAGTTGGTAGCATTACACTCGCTGGGTCAATATGTTACGGCGTGTACTTCGTTTGGAAAGCATTGACGGCTAGACCTGGACGTATCTAGGCGATGTTCAACACGATTTCTAGACCGCGACCCAGGGCCGCAGTTCACAAGGTGTTGAGTTAAAAACAGAGAAGATGTACGTCGTAGTCGTATATGAGGTCATAATTGAGCATAATTGAGTCGATGACCCCGATTAGGCGCTATTAGGTTAAGTAGATGATTATTTGACGGAATGCGATACACGTAGGGCAAAGGAAAGCAAAACAGAGTCCGCGCATTCGATCTGGCTTTCTTGTCGGCCTTCAAAGAACCTAATTGAGTACTAGCCCGTCACAATCCATTAGCACATTGTCTTCCGTACAACAAAGCCGCAGTCATCTGGACGCATTACTGGAGTCTTGAAACGGTCAGCATGAGATATCTTGCCAAGCTTCACATGAAAGCAGCTTACATTGCTGAAGCTCATTTTGTATTCCGAAGGAAGACTCCATTCTATGGTCCGTAGAAGCTCGCAGAGAGCAACTTTGAGCAAGGTCAATGCGTAGCCACTGCCCAGGCATCGTCTTGAATGCATTCCAAAAGGTATATATGCTCCATGTGTCTGCTTTGCACGCACAGTTCGGTTAATCGCCGCGCAGTTTGCACCCCATCGAAGGGGGTTAAATTGGCCTGCAGATTCTCCCCATTCAAGCGGATCGGTGTGAATGCCATATGCATGCCAACCCACTAGGGTGTTTGGAGGAATAATGATGTCCGGCTCGAGGATGAACGGCTCTGAGCTTCTACGGTTAGTCAAAGTCCACAGCGGCGGATAAAGGCGTAGAGTCTCGTAAATGacggccagcaacaacggAAGCCGATCTAAGTCCTCGACAGAGTAATTGGCAGGGAACTCCTGTGTCACAGCCGATCGTAGGCGACTCTGGatgtcttggtgttttgctAATTGCAACATGGCCGAAACTAATACCGCCTCTACATTCTCATGGCCAGCCACAAACAACTGTTTGTGGTTGGAACGGTAATGGAACTCGGAGATTTCCGTCTCATCTTTTGCCCTGCCTAAGAGATAGATGACCTTATCTGCCGAATATGGCGAAGGTGGCATCTTTCTTCGCTGTTCGACCTCATGTAACAAATCCAGCTCAAGCTGGCGTAACTGTGAACCAGTCCGTTGCAGGATGTGTGGTTTCCAGGGCAAATGGCGTAGAAGTGGAAAGAGAAATTCGAATCGTCCAATAACGCTACAGTTGAGTGTTCGTAATATCTGCTGAACGCTTGAGCGGGTAAACTCTAGGGAATCAAGCTCTGTGTCTAAAAAATATTCCCCGTACAATGAGATGGACCAAGTCCACACCGCTGTTCGAATGCAGGTGCCGACACCACCATGCTCCGATGTCTGGTCACGCAATAACCGCATTGCCAGCTGTTGCGTCTTAGCCTTCATGGACGCAATTGGTGCTGGTCTCAAGATCCCTGGCCTCAGGATCTTGGAAAAGGTAGAGTGGAGGTCTTCACGGCAATTGAAGATGTTCTCCCCGAAGAGCCTGGCGTTTGTACTTCCTGGTCGTCTATGGAAATGCCCAGCTTTCGACAAGGTCCTATCGGTTTTCTTGAATATTTGGACCAGGTATGCCGGTTTGGTAACAAGGACAGTCCACTGGCCATGTCGCCAGAATGCCACCGCGCCGTGCTTCTCGATGAGCGGACGAATTCGCCTGTTGTATGAATC is a window of Pochonia chlamydosporia 170 chromosome 5, whole genome shotgun sequence DNA encoding:
- a CDS encoding NAD dependent epimerase/dehydratase (similar to Beauveria bassiana ARSEF 2860 XP_008597154.1) translates to MSPQDYRALSSRDVPMRVIVCGLHRTGTMSIRSALWQLGFHDCYHMASVRQSQHHAQLWIRALEAKYSGKGSFIKADWDALLGQSQACCDIPAALFSAELSEVYPEAKVIILNRDPEEWYESVLNSIYNLSILVTLGRIYCRIFDPQTYNMWQFNVVMRSQAMGFNHPKEREKAVSWFNAQYEEFRDRIPPERRIEYTIQEGWKPLCEHLGVPIPTVKDLTTGELVEAPFPRVNDRKAFALRRQRSQKRAISRANTNLLAGVGSITLAGSICYGVYFVWKALTARPGRI
- a CDS encoding cytochrome P450 (similar to Beauveria bassiana ARSEF 2860 XP_008601130.1) → MLGLWVVFLFAFPCCIVAYLTFLPKSFPRNIPVAALWPQIYDTIRGLSRVDSYNRRIRPLIEKHGAVAFWRHGQWTVLVTKPAYLVQIFKKTDRTLSKAGHFHRRPGSTNARLFGENIFNCREDLHSTFSKILRPGILRPAPIASMKAKTQQLAMRLLRDQTSEHGGVGTCIRTAVWTWSISLYGEYFLDTELDSLEFTRSSVQQILRTLNCSVIGRFEFLFPLLRHLPWKPHILQRTGSQLRQLELDLLHEVEQRRKMPPSPYSADKVIYLLGRAKDETEISEFHYRSNHKQLFVAGHENVEAVLVSAMLQLAKHQDIQSRLRSAVTQEFPANYSVEDLDRLPLLLAVIYETLRLYPPLWTLTNRRSSEPFILEPDIIIPPNTLVGWHAYGIHTDPLEWGESAGQFNPLRWGANCAAINRTVRAKQTHGAYIPFGMHSRRCLGSGYALTLLKVALCELLRTIEWSLPSEYKMSFSNTPVMRPDDCGFVVRKTMC